CCCATCTGCGGGCCCTGGCCCAGGAGATGGATCGTTATGCCAGTGTCAACGGGGGCACGGTTCTGGGGGTTGAGGGGTTGATGCAGGCGGAGTGGATCCTGGTGGATCTGGAGGATGTGGTGGTGCATCTGTTCCGCAAGGAGGTGCGGGAGTTTTACGACCTGGAGAAGCTGTGGGCCGATCCGGTGGAGCAGTTGAACGCCATGCGCGACATGATGGCCAAGGGGGCGACCGGGTCCAAATGAGCCTGGTGTGGACGGTCCTGGCGTTGGGACGTGGCATGCCCGAGGGGGCGGCGGCCTTGTTCGTCGATTACCGTCAGCGGCTCAAGCGATTCGGGGAGTTGCGAC
The DNA window shown above is from Magnetococcales bacterium and carries:
- the rsfS gene encoding ribosome silencing factor is translated as MTSDELAKGLQQALEDKKALNIHVLDLRGRSSFTDYFILATGTSDTHLRALAQEMDRYASVNGGTVLGVEGLMQAEWILVDLEDVVVHLFRKEVREFYDLEKLWADPVEQLNAMRDMMAKGATGSK